A genome region from Sphingomonas sp. BGYR3 includes the following:
- the moaB gene encoding molybdenum cofactor biosynthesis protein B, with the protein MPIDQGRAFIPVRIAVLTISDTRTAADDRSGDTLVERLTDAGHVLAARAIVADDVALIVRQLNEWIDDPLVDCVLTTGGTGVTGRDVTPEAIEQVQDKPIPGFGELFRWLSFQTIGTSTIQSRACAAVARGTYLFALPGSTGAVRDGWDGILRDQLDSRHRPCNFVELMPRLRER; encoded by the coding sequence GTGCCAATTGATCAGGGGCGGGCGTTCATTCCCGTCCGCATTGCCGTCCTCACTATTTCCGACACGCGCACTGCGGCCGATGACCGGTCGGGCGATACGCTGGTTGAACGGCTGACGGATGCGGGCCATGTCCTTGCCGCCCGCGCCATCGTGGCGGACGATGTCGCGCTGATCGTTCGTCAGCTGAACGAATGGATCGACGATCCGTTGGTTGATTGCGTCCTGACCACCGGCGGCACTGGCGTTACCGGCCGCGATGTGACGCCAGAGGCGATCGAGCAGGTCCAGGACAAACCCATTCCGGGCTTTGGCGAATTGTTCCGCTGGCTCAGCTTTCAGACGATCGGCACGTCAACCATCCAGTCGCGCGCCTGTGCCGCCGTCGCGCGCGGCACCTATCTCTTTGCATTGCCCGGATCGACCGGCGCGGTGCGCGACGGATGGGACGGTATCCTGCGCGATCAGCTCGACAGCCGCCACCGCCCCTGCAACTTCGTCGAACTGATGCCCCGGCTGCGCGAACGCTGA
- a CDS encoding lytic transglycosylase domain-containing protein codes for MNGAVKGVAVAIALLLSGNALAREVAPADEGVPQRETPGIAAPAILTPEQGASYRAILTAIRAERWTDAQLLIDGMTPGVLHPVMRAELYTARNSPKVEMPALLALLNEAPELPQAEQIARLAVSRGATALPNLPAQQRLVWYDAPPSRQRARALSDAASAQLAEAMKPFIKADDGVSARALLDQHRGRLTPEALTEWQQKIAWIFYAAGDDENAASIATEASRGVGPWQVQGDWVLGLASWRREDCRTAQAAFERVGRNAPDVEMRSAGLFWATRADIACGEPQRVQSRLQSAAQYRETFYGLLARQSLGLTDNTANAKVLGALPLGDLERRANVRVAAALVQIGELKLADAVLRHQAKIGPRNEHAALITLAGALDLPQTQLWLCHNGPAGVNLVAQARYPAPKWKPEGGWRVDKALVYAHTLQESRFNPDVVSPAGAFGLMQVMPAAAIDVGRTKGMKIERADLAQPSVNMEVGQTYLEQLRDRPFTAGLLPKVIAAYNAGPTPVETWNVTVRSKGDPLLYIESIPYWETRGYVMTVLRNYWMYEQHEGRASASRQALSQGMWPRFPGMAGAPAVRMTDTSAGRIVGAN; via the coding sequence ATGAACGGCGCGGTGAAGGGAGTGGCGGTAGCGATCGCCCTCCTGCTGTCCGGCAATGCCCTGGCGCGTGAGGTCGCGCCCGCCGACGAAGGCGTGCCGCAGCGCGAAACGCCCGGTATTGCGGCACCCGCAATCCTGACGCCGGAACAGGGCGCATCCTATCGCGCGATCCTGACGGCGATCCGGGCGGAACGCTGGACCGACGCGCAATTGTTGATCGACGGCATGACGCCGGGCGTCCTGCACCCGGTGATGCGGGCCGAACTCTACACCGCGCGCAATTCGCCAAAGGTCGAGATGCCGGCACTGCTGGCGCTGCTGAACGAGGCGCCGGAACTGCCGCAGGCGGAACAGATCGCCCGGCTGGCCGTAAGCCGCGGTGCCACCGCTCTGCCGAATCTGCCTGCCCAGCAGCGGCTCGTCTGGTACGATGCCCCGCCCAGCCGCCAGCGTGCCCGCGCACTGAGCGATGCGGCCTCTGCCCAGCTGGCAGAGGCGATGAAGCCGTTTATCAAGGCGGATGACGGCGTTTCTGCCCGCGCGTTGCTGGATCAGCATCGCGGGCGGCTGACACCCGAGGCGCTGACCGAGTGGCAGCAAAAGATCGCGTGGATCTTTTACGCTGCCGGGGACGACGAAAACGCAGCCTCGATCGCGACCGAGGCAAGCCGCGGTGTCGGCCCGTGGCAGGTTCAGGGCGATTGGGTGCTTGGCCTGGCCAGCTGGCGGCGCGAGGATTGCCGGACGGCTCAGGCCGCGTTCGAGCGGGTCGGCCGCAACGCGCCCGATGTCGAGATGCGTTCGGCGGGCCTGTTTTGGGCCACCCGCGCGGACATTGCCTGTGGCGAGCCGCAGCGGGTTCAATCGCGGCTGCAATCCGCGGCGCAATATCGTGAAACCTTTTACGGCCTGCTGGCTCGGCAATCGCTGGGACTGACCGACAACACCGCCAATGCCAAGGTGCTGGGCGCGTTGCCACTGGGCGATCTGGAGCGCCGGGCAAACGTGCGCGTGGCCGCCGCATTGGTTCAGATCGGCGAACTCAAGCTGGCCGACGCAGTGCTGCGGCATCAGGCAAAGATCGGCCCACGTAATGAACACGCCGCGCTGATCACGCTGGCCGGTGCGCTCGATTTGCCTCAGACGCAGCTGTGGTTGTGCCACAATGGCCCGGCGGGTGTGAACCTGGTGGCGCAGGCGCGCTATCCCGCCCCCAAATGGAAGCCGGAGGGCGGATGGCGCGTCGACAAGGCGCTGGTCTATGCCCACACGCTTCAGGAATCACGGTTCAATCCGGATGTGGTCAGCCCCGCCGGTGCCTTTGGCCTGATGCAGGTGATGCCGGCCGCGGCCATCGATGTGGGCCGGACCAAGGGGATGAAGATCGAACGCGCGGACCTGGCCCAGCCATCGGTGAACATGGAGGTCGGCCAGACCTATCTGGAACAGCTGCGCGACCGCCCGTTTACCGCCGGCCTGCTGCCAAAAGTGATCGCCGCCTATAACGCCGGTCCGACGCCCGTTGAGACGTGGAACGTCACCGTGCGGAGCAAGGGCGATCCGCTGCTGTACATTGAAAGCATCCCATACTGGGAAACGCGCGGCTATGTGATGACCGTGCTGCGCAACTACTGGATGTACGAACAGCATGAGGGTCGCGCCTCGGCCAGCCGTCAGGCGCTGAGCCAGGGGATGTGGCCCCGCTTTCCCGGCATGGCCGGGGCACCCGCGGTTCGCATGACCGATACCAGCGCCGGACGGATCGTCGGTGCCAATTGA
- a CDS encoding uracil-DNA glycosylase, translating into MGADTDHRWHDVAASALEWWADAGVDQLVEETAGGWIAPPVPAMAAAPAAPSAIPVSDSPLPGDWASYIAWRLGPDAPDAAWPGRVVPPSGPVDAEWLILSDVPEGEDVDGPLSSGAVGRLTDNILAAIGIDRATAHIATLAVKAPATGQIPAEQLPEFGRIAHHLLAISGARRVLVFGQATSRALFGINDRAERGRLRAVNHDARKLAVVATHAPRFMVERPRVKGEVWRDIQSLMRGLQ; encoded by the coding sequence ATGGGGGCAGATACCGACCATCGATGGCATGACGTTGCGGCAAGCGCGCTTGAATGGTGGGCGGATGCCGGCGTCGATCAACTGGTCGAAGAGACGGCGGGCGGCTGGATCGCCCCCCCAGTCCCGGCAATGGCCGCCGCGCCTGCCGCACCCTCGGCCATCCCGGTCAGTGATTCGCCCCTGCCCGGCGACTGGGCATCGTACATCGCCTGGCGGCTGGGTCCGGATGCCCCGGATGCGGCATGGCCCGGCCGCGTTGTCCCGCCGTCCGGCCCGGTCGATGCGGAATGGCTGATCCTCAGCGACGTCCCGGAAGGCGAGGATGTGGATGGGCCCTTGTCCAGCGGAGCGGTCGGCCGGTTGACGGACAATATCCTGGCCGCAATCGGCATCGACCGCGCTACGGCCCATATCGCTACGCTGGCGGTCAAGGCCCCGGCGACCGGACAGATCCCGGCCGAACAGCTCCCCGAATTCGGGCGGATCGCGCATCATCTCCTTGCGATCAGCGGGGCTCGGCGCGTCCTGGTTTTCGGCCAAGCGACGAGCCGTGCCTTGTTCGGGATCAATGATCGGGCGGAACGTGGACGTTTACGCGCGGTTAACCATGATGCGCGGAAATTGGCGGTTGTCGCAACTCACGCCCCCCGCTTCATGGTCGAACGACCGCGCGTGAAGGGTGAGGTGTGGCGCGATATCCAGTCCTTGATGCGGGGGTTGCAATGA
- a CDS encoding electron transfer flavoprotein-ubiquinone oxidoreductase: MSERESMHYDVVVVGAGPAGLSAAIRLKQRAEAEGRELSVCVIEKGSEVGAHILSGAVFDPRALDELIPDWRTLDCPMAEVPVTENHHWVLSGKGKREFPHFLLPPFMHNKGCYTGSLGNLCRWLAGQAEALGVEIFPGFAAAEVLFGEDGSVRGIATGDMGVARDGSHKPDYQPGLELHARYTLFAEGVRGHLSKQLIAKYDLAADSEPQVYGIGIKELWDIPADKHVPGRVIHTQGWPLSETAGSNGGGFLYHQANGQVALGFVTWLNYSNPHLSPFHEMQRWKTHPAIREILEGGKRVSYGARAINDGGWQSVPKLTFPGGALIGCSAGFVNVPRIKGSHTAMKTGMMAADAAFDAVTADRSGDELTAYTDAYRSSWVEKELRIVRNVVPLVKKFGDTIGTGLAGAAMWAEQLGLRLPFTMGHHPDHESLWRADLVPKIDYPKPDGVISFDRLSSVFLSNTNHEEDQPVHLKLKDPAVPIEYNLPLYDEPAQRYCPAGVYEVVGQETGTPRFQINAQNCVHCKTCDIKDPTQNIVWVAPEGGGGPNYPNM, encoded by the coding sequence ATGAGCGAGCGGGAATCCATGCACTATGACGTCGTGGTCGTGGGGGCTGGACCGGCCGGGCTGTCGGCCGCGATCCGGCTGAAACAGCGGGCGGAGGCGGAGGGTCGCGAGCTGTCCGTCTGCGTCATCGAAAAGGGGTCGGAGGTTGGCGCCCACATCCTGTCGGGTGCCGTGTTCGATCCGCGCGCGCTGGATGAGCTGATCCCCGATTGGCGCACGCTCGATTGCCCGATGGCCGAGGTACCGGTGACGGAAAACCATCACTGGGTCCTGTCCGGCAAGGGCAAGCGCGAGTTCCCCCATTTCCTGTTGCCGCCATTCATGCACAACAAGGGCTGCTACACCGGATCGCTGGGCAATCTGTGCCGCTGGCTGGCGGGGCAGGCAGAAGCGCTTGGCGTGGAAATCTTTCCCGGATTTGCGGCGGCAGAGGTGCTGTTCGGCGAGGACGGATCGGTGCGGGGCATCGCCACCGGCGACATGGGCGTGGCGCGCGATGGATCGCACAAGCCGGATTATCAGCCTGGGCTTGAGCTGCACGCCCGGTACACCCTGTTTGCCGAGGGGGTTCGCGGTCACCTGTCCAAGCAGCTGATCGCGAAATATGATCTGGCGGCCGACAGCGAGCCGCAGGTTTATGGCATCGGCATCAAGGAATTGTGGGATATTCCGGCCGACAAGCACGTGCCCGGCCGCGTGATCCATACTCAGGGCTGGCCGTTGAGCGAGACGGCGGGGTCGAATGGCGGCGGTTTCCTGTATCATCAGGCCAATGGTCAGGTGGCGTTGGGATTTGTCACCTGGCTCAATTATTCCAATCCGCATCTGTCGCCGTTTCACGAAATGCAGCGGTGGAAGACGCATCCGGCGATCCGCGAGATCCTGGAGGGCGGCAAGCGCGTGTCCTATGGCGCGCGGGCGATCAATGACGGCGGCTGGCAATCGGTGCCAAAGCTGACCTTTCCCGGCGGCGCGCTGATCGGCTGTTCGGCCGGGTTCGTGAACGTGCCCCGGATCAAGGGCAGCCATACCGCGATGAAGACGGGCATGATGGCCGCCGATGCCGCGTTCGACGCCGTGACAGCAGACCGGTCGGGCGACGAGCTGACCGCCTATACCGACGCCTACCGCTCCAGCTGGGTCGAAAAGGAATTGCGCATCGTGCGCAACGTCGTGCCGCTGGTGAAGAAGTTCGGCGACACGATCGGCACCGGGCTTGCCGGGGCGGCGATGTGGGCGGAACAGCTGGGCCTGCGCCTGCCGTTCACCATGGGGCATCACCCGGATCACGAAAGCCTGTGGCGCGCGGACCTCGTCCCGAAAATCGATTATCCGAAGCCCGATGGCGTCATCTCGTTCGATCGGTTGTCCTCGGTGTTCCTGTCCAACACCAACCATGAGGAGGACCAGCCGGTCCATCTGAAGCTGAAGGATCCGGCCGTTCCGATCGAATACAACCTGCCCTTGTACGACGAGCCGGCCCAGCGATACTGCCCGGCGGGCGTCTATGAGGTTGTCGGACAGGAAACCGGCACGCCGCGATTTCAGATCAATGCGCAGAATTGCGTTCACTGCAAAACCTGTGACATCAAGGACCCCACCCAGAACATCGTCTGGGTTGCGCCGGAGGGCGGTGGAGGACCGAATTATCCGAACATGTAA
- a CDS encoding tetratricopeptide repeat protein, producing MTISAYARARAADARGDVPTAVSGYAAALAQLPQDEQIAVRAYREAIASGDTKLALASIDAMTRAKGQPADAALIVLADHLARGDKAAAASTLASLKSTPLDFMAPVIAAWIQYDTDPAAALAAMSVPPPAAIARRYATESAALMEIDQGQPEKGMQKLLALGQTGRSAMDSRIAAADLLAGSRPDLATLLLTGDDPVLAAYRARAAAPRKLDARFGISRLFTRLGGELSMEGTEPLAMVLARAALILDPAHSRAQLILADNLAREGTPDLALAQLERIEPDSPFAAAVPGARIAILQAAGRIDEALIDARKVAARASADGNDYQVLGDLLSASGDELAAAAAYGEARKRGAGPEWALALQQGGALERGGRWREALTLLKRAVDLAPDEPLALNYLGYAQIERGENVKAARKLLERAVTLSPDNASIVDSLGWAYYRGGEPERALPLLEKAARAEPADTTIQEHLGDAYWQLGRRYEARYAWRAAAVYADTDEAARLATKIEAGLKGD from the coding sequence GTGACCATCAGCGCCTATGCCCGCGCCCGTGCAGCCGATGCGCGCGGCGACGTCCCGACCGCCGTGTCCGGCTATGCCGCCGCACTGGCGCAGCTGCCGCAGGACGAACAGATCGCGGTTCGCGCCTATCGCGAGGCGATTGCGTCCGGCGACACTAAGCTCGCGCTGGCATCCATCGATGCGATGACCCGGGCCAAGGGGCAGCCGGCCGATGCCGCGCTGATCGTGCTGGCCGATCATTTGGCGCGGGGTGACAAGGCGGCGGCGGCATCAACACTCGCCTCGCTTAAATCGACCCCGCTTGATTTCATGGCGCCGGTGATTGCCGCGTGGATCCAGTATGATACCGATCCGGCCGCTGCGCTGGCCGCAATGTCGGTCCCGCCCCCGGCCGCGATCGCCCGCCGGTACGCAACCGAATCCGCTGCGCTGATGGAAATCGACCAGGGTCAGCCGGAAAAGGGGATGCAGAAGCTGCTCGCGCTGGGCCAGACGGGGCGGAGCGCGATGGACAGCCGCATCGCCGCGGCCGATTTGCTGGCGGGCAGCCGGCCCGATCTAGCCACGCTGCTGCTGACCGGCGACGACCCGGTGCTGGCCGCCTATCGTGCGCGCGCCGCCGCACCACGCAAGCTGGATGCCCGGTTCGGCATTTCACGGCTTTTCACCCGGCTTGGCGGCGAATTGTCGATGGAGGGAACGGAGCCGCTGGCCATGGTGCTGGCGCGGGCGGCGCTGATCCTTGATCCCGCGCACAGCCGGGCTCAGCTGATCCTGGCCGATAACCTGGCGCGGGAGGGGACGCCCGATCTGGCGCTGGCGCAGCTTGAACGGATTGAACCGGACAGCCCCTTTGCCGCTGCAGTTCCCGGTGCCCGCATCGCGATCCTGCAAGCCGCCGGCCGCATCGACGAGGCGCTGATTGATGCCCGAAAGGTTGCCGCGCGGGCCAGTGCGGACGGCAATGATTATCAGGTTCTGGGCGATCTGCTGAGCGCGTCGGGTGACGAGCTTGCCGCCGCCGCTGCCTATGGCGAGGCCCGAAAGCGCGGTGCCGGCCCGGAATGGGCGCTGGCCCTGCAACAGGGCGGCGCGCTGGAAAGGGGCGGACGGTGGCGTGAGGCTCTGACCCTGCTCAAGCGCGCGGTCGACCTGGCGCCGGACGAGCCGCTGGCGCTCAACTATCTGGGCTATGCGCAGATCGAGCGCGGCGAAAATGTGAAGGCGGCGCGCAAGTTGCTCGAGCGGGCAGTGACGCTCAGCCCCGACAATGCCTCCATCGTCGATTCGCTGGGCTGGGCCTATTATCGCGGCGGCGAACCGGAACGGGCGCTGCCGCTGCTGGAAAAGGCGGCACGTGCCGAGCCAGCGGATACGACCATTCAGGAGCATCTGGGCGATGCCTATTGGCAGCTGGGCCGCCGGTACGAGGCGCGATATGCGTGGCGCGCCGCGGCGGTCTATGCCGACACGGACGAGGCGGCACGGCTGGCGACCAAGATCGAGGCTGGCCTGAAGGGCGACTGA
- a CDS encoding 4-(cytidine 5'-diphospho)-2-C-methyl-D-erythritol kinase: MRITEPAPAKINLALHVRARRPDGYHELETLFAFVEAGDVVSVEPAERDEFRISGPFGAALDAETDNLVTRARDRFRTAFGLPAVAIELVKNLPVASGIGGGSADAAATLRALARMTGIGADNARLYDLADGLGSDVPACLFGRTAMGRGRGEQLQPLTGAAGRLVLLINPGIAVSTAAVFARWDGLDRGPLRTDDVMAAALDGRNDLYPPARLVAPGIDAPLALLEAYPGVVLARMSGSGATCFALFDSEEQMMMAAEQASTQAGWWVCPTRLRP, from the coding sequence ATGCGGATAACGGAGCCGGCCCCGGCCAAGATCAACCTTGCCCTGCATGTCCGTGCGCGTCGGCCGGACGGCTATCACGAACTGGAAACGCTGTTCGCCTTTGTCGAGGCGGGCGATGTCGTGTCGGTTGAACCCGCTGAGCGCGACGAATTTCGCATTTCCGGGCCGTTCGGCGCGGCGCTGGATGCCGAAACGGACAATCTGGTGACGCGGGCGCGGGATCGGTTTCGGACGGCCTTTGGTCTGCCTGCGGTCGCCATTGAACTGGTCAAGAACCTGCCGGTCGCATCCGGCATCGGCGGAGGATCGGCGGACGCGGCTGCAACGCTTCGTGCGCTGGCACGGATGACGGGCATTGGGGCGGATAACGCCCGGCTATATGACCTGGCCGACGGGCTTGGCTCGGACGTGCCGGCCTGTCTGTTCGGTCGAACGGCCATGGGCAGGGGCAGGGGGGAGCAGTTGCAACCGCTGACCGGCGCGGCAGGACGGCTGGTTTTGCTGATCAATCCGGGCATTGCGGTGTCGACGGCGGCAGTGTTTGCGCGGTGGGATGGCCTGGATCGCGGGCCGTTGCGGACGGATGACGTCATGGCGGCGGCGCTGGATGGCCGAAACGATTTGTACCCGCCCGCCCGGCTGGTCGCTCCCGGCATCGATGCGCCGCTGGCGTTGCTGGAAGCGTACCCGGGGGTGGTTCTGGCGCGGATGTCGGGATCGGGAGCAACCTGCTTTGCGCTGTTCGACAGCGAGGAGCAGATGATGATGGCGGCCGAACAGGCATCCACTCAGGCGGGTTGGTGGGTCTGTCCGACGCGGCTTCGGCCCTAA
- a CDS encoding enoyl-CoA hydratase/isomerase family protein: MIDVAHRGGIATLTLNRPGARNALATRHWLRLAEAVAAIADSDARVVLLRSADPRCFCAGADLNEFTVLAADAAARQSFLAAMRAAIDGLAVLPLPVIGVVEGECHGAGVALMMACDIVLAGRQARFSIPAARIGLTYPVADIRRLTARAGPGGAARLLLAAERIAADEALRLRLVYRVEERPEAAGDAMAQAMMANDGVAMALLKQRIADPDAADDQGGFLDRFGADSFLARLQAARSGMGQR, translated from the coding sequence ATGATTGACGTCGCGCATCGCGGCGGCATCGCCACCCTTACCCTGAACCGGCCAGGGGCGCGCAATGCGCTGGCCACCCGGCACTGGCTTCGGCTGGCGGAGGCGGTTGCGGCCATAGCGGACAGCGATGCGCGGGTCGTGCTGTTGCGGTCCGCCGATCCGCGCTGCTTCTGCGCCGGTGCCGATCTGAACGAGTTTACGGTGCTGGCGGCCGATGCCGCGGCACGCCAGTCGTTCCTGGCCGCAATGCGGGCGGCGATCGACGGGCTGGCGGTGCTACCCCTTCCCGTGATCGGGGTGGTCGAGGGGGAATGCCACGGCGCCGGCGTCGCGTTGATGATGGCGTGCGATATCGTGCTGGCCGGTCGGCAGGCCCGCTTTTCCATTCCGGCGGCACGGATCGGGCTGACCTACCCGGTGGCGGATATTCGCCGGCTGACCGCACGGGCCGGGCCGGGCGGGGCTGCGCGCCTGCTGTTGGCAGCGGAACGGATTGCGGCGGACGAAGCGTTGCGGCTGCGCCTTGTCTATCGGGTGGAGGAACGCCCGGAAGCGGCAGGCGACGCGATGGCACAGGCGATGATGGCGAATGACGGGGTGGCGATGGCGCTGCTCAAGCAGCGGATCGCCGATCCCGACGCGGCGGATGATCAGGGCGGGTTTCTCGACCGGTTTGGCGCCGACTCCTTTTTGGCCCGACTTCAGGCTGCCCGGTCGGGCATGGGACAGCGATGA
- a CDS encoding N-formylglutamate amidohydrolase, protein MSEAAERIDGAAGGALLLCDHASNHVPVDVDLGIDPALLNLHIAYDIGAGALTRTLAASTGWPAVLGTVSRLVIDLHREPDRLGLIPMASDGHDVPGNRDANAAQRIARFHRPYHCAVASAVRLYRPDLIVAIHSFTPRLETAPVDRPWTIGVLYNRDRWTGEAALAALTAQGLSPGDNQPYSGRDLNTTINRHAEAAGIAGIAIEVRNDQLLTPAGIDAWASHLSEMIATLRNRVASRGHLTT, encoded by the coding sequence ATGAGCGAGGCAGCGGAACGGATCGACGGTGCGGCGGGCGGCGCGCTGCTGCTGTGCGATCATGCCAGCAATCATGTGCCCGTCGACGTTGATCTTGGCATCGATCCGGCGCTGCTCAATCTGCACATCGCCTATGACATCGGGGCGGGTGCGCTGACCCGTACGCTTGCTGCTAGCACGGGCTGGCCAGCGGTGCTGGGCACGGTTTCCCGGCTGGTCATTGATTTGCACCGCGAACCGGACCGGCTGGGGCTGATCCCCATGGCTTCGGACGGTCATGACGTCCCCGGAAACCGGGATGCGAATGCCGCACAGCGCATCGCGCGCTTTCACCGCCCCTATCACTGCGCCGTGGCCAGCGCCGTCCGGCTGTATCGCCCCGACCTGATCGTCGCGATCCACAGCTTTACACCGCGGCTTGAGACTGCGCCGGTGGACCGGCCATGGACGATTGGTGTCCTCTACAACCGGGATCGGTGGACGGGAGAAGCGGCGCTGGCTGCGCTGACGGCACAGGGACTGTCGCCCGGCGATAACCAGCCCTATTCGGGCCGCGATCTCAACACGACGATCAACCGCCATGCCGAGGCGGCGGGGATTGCCGGCATCGCGATCGAAGTTCGCAACGATCAACTGCTGACGCCCGCCGGGATCGATGCCTGGGCGTCCCATTTGAGCGAAATGATCGCCACATTGCGTAACAGGGTTGCGTCAAGGGGGCATTTGACGACATAG